Proteins from a genomic interval of Panthera tigris isolate Pti1 chromosome A2, P.tigris_Pti1_mat1.1, whole genome shotgun sequence:
- the SHD gene encoding SH2 domain-containing adapter protein D isoform X2: MAKWLRDYLSFGGRRPPPQPPTPDYTESDILRAYREQKNLDFEDPYEDSESRLESDPAGAGDSKGLGDAKYDSPKHRLIKVEAADMARAKSELDTEYSDPFDAQPHPPPSDDGYMEPYDAQRAVSELPCKGVQLYDTPYEEQDRVPGDGPSSGRRPRQSRLPQEDERPADEYDQPWEWKKDHISKAFAVQFDGPEWERTPGSAKELRKPAPRSPQPAERVDPALPLEKQPWFHGPLSRADAESLLSLCKEGSYLVRLSETSPQDCSLSLRGSQGFLHLKFARTRENQFVLGQHSGPFASVPELVLHYSSRPLPVQGAEHLALLYPVVVQTP, from the exons ATGGCCAAGTGGCTACGCGACTACCTGAGCTTTGGCGGTCGGAGGCCCCCTCCGCAGCCGCCCACCCCCGACTACACGGAGAGCGACATCCTGAGGGCCTACCGGGAACAGAAGAATCTGGACTTCGAGGACCCCTATGAGGACTCGGAGAGCCGCCTGGAGTCGGACCCCGCCGGCGCCGGGGACTCGAAGGGCCTCGGAGACGCCAAGTACGACTCTCCCAAGCACCGGCTCATCAAGGTGGAAGCTGCAGACATGGCCAGAGCCAAG TCGGAACTCGACACCGAGTACTCAGACCCCTTCGATGCCCAGCCTCATCCGCCACCTTCAGATGACGGCTACATGGAGCCCTACGATGCCCAGAGGGCCGTGAGCG AACTGCCGTGCAAGGGGGTGCAGCTGTATGACACCCCCTATGAGGAGCAGGACCGAGTGCCAGGAGATGGGCCCTCTTCTGGAAGGAGACCTCGCCAGAGCCGGCTGCCTCAGGAGGATGAGCGGCCAGCGGATGAGTATGACCAGCCCTGGGAGTGGAAGAAAGACCACATCTCCAAGGCGTTTGCAG tgCAGTTTGACGGCCCGGAGTGGGAAAGGACCCCAGGCTCGGCCAAAGAGCTCCGGAAACCCGCACCCAGAAGCCCCCAGCCCGCAGAGCGCGTGGACCCGGCCCTGCCCCTGGAGAAACAGCC GTGGTTCCACGGCCCACTGAGCCGGGCCGATGCCGAGAGCCTCCTGTCGCTCTGCAAGGAAGGCAGCTACCTCGTGCGGCTCAGCGAGACCAGTCCCCAAGACTGCTCCCTGTCCCTCAG GGGCAGCCAGGGCTTCCTGCACCTGAAGTTCGCCCGGACCCGAGAGAACCAGTTCGTGCTGGGTCAGCACAGCGGCCCCTTCGCCAGCGTCCCGGAGCTGGTCCTGCATTACAGCTCCCGGCCGCTGCCCGTGCAGGGCGCTGAGCACCTGGCCCTGCTGTACCCGGTGGTCGTGCAGACGCCCTGA
- the SHD gene encoding SH2 domain-containing adapter protein D isoform X1 — protein MAKWLRDYLSFGGRRPPPQPPTPDYTESDILRAYREQKNLDFEDPYEDSESRLESDPAGAGDSKGLGDAKYDSPKHRLIKVEAADMARAKVLLGSPGEESELDTEYSDPFDAQPHPPPSDDGYMEPYDAQRAVSELPCKGVQLYDTPYEEQDRVPGDGPSSGRRPRQSRLPQEDERPADEYDQPWEWKKDHISKAFAVQFDGPEWERTPGSAKELRKPAPRSPQPAERVDPALPLEKQPWFHGPLSRADAESLLSLCKEGSYLVRLSETSPQDCSLSLRGSQGFLHLKFARTRENQFVLGQHSGPFASVPELVLHYSSRPLPVQGAEHLALLYPVVVQTP, from the exons ATGGCCAAGTGGCTACGCGACTACCTGAGCTTTGGCGGTCGGAGGCCCCCTCCGCAGCCGCCCACCCCCGACTACACGGAGAGCGACATCCTGAGGGCCTACCGGGAACAGAAGAATCTGGACTTCGAGGACCCCTATGAGGACTCGGAGAGCCGCCTGGAGTCGGACCCCGCCGGCGCCGGGGACTCGAAGGGCCTCGGAGACGCCAAGTACGACTCTCCCAAGCACCGGCTCATCAAGGTGGAAGCTGCAGACATGGCCAGAGCCAAGGTCTTGCTGGGCAGCCCTGGGGAAGAG TCGGAACTCGACACCGAGTACTCAGACCCCTTCGATGCCCAGCCTCATCCGCCACCTTCAGATGACGGCTACATGGAGCCCTACGATGCCCAGAGGGCCGTGAGCG AACTGCCGTGCAAGGGGGTGCAGCTGTATGACACCCCCTATGAGGAGCAGGACCGAGTGCCAGGAGATGGGCCCTCTTCTGGAAGGAGACCTCGCCAGAGCCGGCTGCCTCAGGAGGATGAGCGGCCAGCGGATGAGTATGACCAGCCCTGGGAGTGGAAGAAAGACCACATCTCCAAGGCGTTTGCAG tgCAGTTTGACGGCCCGGAGTGGGAAAGGACCCCAGGCTCGGCCAAAGAGCTCCGGAAACCCGCACCCAGAAGCCCCCAGCCCGCAGAGCGCGTGGACCCGGCCCTGCCCCTGGAGAAACAGCC GTGGTTCCACGGCCCACTGAGCCGGGCCGATGCCGAGAGCCTCCTGTCGCTCTGCAAGGAAGGCAGCTACCTCGTGCGGCTCAGCGAGACCAGTCCCCAAGACTGCTCCCTGTCCCTCAG GGGCAGCCAGGGCTTCCTGCACCTGAAGTTCGCCCGGACCCGAGAGAACCAGTTCGTGCTGGGTCAGCACAGCGGCCCCTTCGCCAGCGTCCCGGAGCTGGTCCTGCATTACAGCTCCCGGCCGCTGCCCGTGCAGGGCGCTGAGCACCTGGCCCTGCTGTACCCGGTGGTCGTGCAGACGCCCTGA